One Paralysiella testudinis genomic window, GTAAACAAAACCGCGTGCACCCAGCTCAATGGCTTTAATGCCGGTGGCTTTGTCGGATAGGGCGGAAATCACTAAGATATTGACTTCCGGGTCCAGCTCCATGAGTTCATTGATGCATTTTAAGCCATCCATCTTCGGCATGGTTAAATCCATGGTGACCACATCGGGGCGAAGTTCGCTATAAAAACGCAGCGCTTCTTCGCCATTTTGGGCGGTGGCCACAACTTCAAAGTGGCCGGCGCACGCCCGCTGGATTTTACTTCGGATAACGTTGGAGTCATCCACAATCATAATGGTTTTCATATTTTTGCTTATTCCCTTGCTAATCAATTCGGAATTTTAAACATAAACCGGGTAAATGCCCCCTTTTCGGACATCAGCTTTAATTTACCGCCCAGTTCCATAATTTTGGTTTTTACTGCATCTAAGCCAACACCACGTCCGGCATCATCATTGTGATAATCCAAAGTGGAAAAATTGGGTATAAAGATATAGCGGTTTAGTTGCTCAACCGTTAGCTGGGCTGCGTCGGACGGGCTCATGCTGGCACCGACTTTGGCTCGAATTTTTTCATAATCAATGCCGGCACCGTCGTCTTCTACGGAGAAATAAAGCTCATTGCCGGTTTGGTTGAATTGAATATGTACATGACCCACCGCCAATTTACCTTTGGCGGTGCGTTCTTCTGCGCTTTCAATACCATGCGCCACAGAGTTGCGCAACAGTTGTACCACCATTTCACGTAATAACGATATTTTTTCCGGCTTAAGGCTGTTTAATACGTCTGCATTGCCAAAAGAAACCCCCACCTGTTTGCGGTTGCGCATACCCAAATCAGCAATGAATTTTTCGATATGGGTTTTAAATACTATTGCCGGTAAGCCGTGTGCAGAGGCATTGTTGAGGTCGTGGCCCACTTTGCTGTTCAAGTCATTGATGGTTGAGGTGAGGGTGAGCAATTCTTCCAGAGAAACCGTTAAAGGCAAGAAGTCTTCACCTACCAGTTTGTTTTTCTCTTTCAGGTTTTTAAGGTGGTTTTCAAATTCGTTGGCCAAATCCACAAAGCTGCCTAAGTTCAGCGCACTGGCCTCGCCTTTAATGGTGTGGATTTCACGGGCGATGGAGTCTACTTTATAGCGCAGGGCAGAAGGTGTATTGCTGGGGTCTTTCAGGGTTTGGTTGATCTGGTTGCTGTAGCGGTTTACTTTTTCGATAAAGTCGTTCATCACGCTGGGGTCGGCGCTCACCAAGCTGCCCAACATTTGCAATTGGGTATCGC contains:
- a CDS encoding response regulator; its protein translation is MKTIMIVDDSNVIRSKIQRACAGHFEVVATAQNGEEALRFYSELRPDVVTMDLTMPKMDGLKCINELMELDPEVNILVISALSDKATGIKAIELGARGFVYKPFSDEALNEALTEIIEN